A genomic stretch from Erigeron canadensis isolate Cc75 chromosome 9, C_canadensis_v1, whole genome shotgun sequence includes:
- the LOC122581371 gene encoding CDK5RAP3-like protein, with the protein MQNSDNVRDLPIDIAFARLGEWLVDRKRIPSDWRKKVAVIKSKISTAFQSLPKDIHPFFQTLELDGIGYLEAKKIYDILLKSTSESRNIFGRLSGDAGAWEAIVRAYEKDHLFLGEAAQIMVQNVNYEIPYHKKLIQRTQQQLAELERKETDIKRNAALSAAKYAEACQELGLQGINVKSELLETASSSLPVTFSNLLEVLKCDSVSRAIEYYSNFVRDAHTEKDKVPETVLPNLRDIIDNPPNLEVYVASEALTSVNAQTNPNEPNLSTLEADLAADSIDWDITLDSSQIDWDIGTVEEDGGNGLGSYEIVDASEIPQGALNDGVDPDEINRENMVTEISWDISVDNPEVELAQDSASTNIIQGEDASGINVFNESQRSSQVRSQLLETEYRSKILDDMFEIKAFLNQRIMELTNTETLSLQHQVQAVAPFVLQQYTSDAIQSMLSDVSSAISLLTNRKTRDLIMILNSKRFLERLVSTLEEKKHHEAKLKEGLSELVIKRMELQNSLSSVWPKQEAAVAKTKELKKLCETTLSSMFDGRPVKIIGEINSMLSNAGA; encoded by the exons ATGCAGAATTCCGATAACGTTCGCGACCTTCCGATCGATATAGCTTTCGCACGTCTTGGCg AATGGCTGGTTGATCGGAAAAGAATACCATCAGATTGGAGAAAAAAAGTGGCGGTTATCAAATCAAAGATTTCAACTGCTTTTCAATCTCTTCCTAAAGATATTCATCCTTTTTTCCAAACCCTAGAGCTTGATG GGATTGGATACTTGgaagctaaaaaaatatatgacataCTTTTGAAATCAACTTCAGAAAGCCGCAATATTTTCGGCCGGCTTTCGGGTGATGCT GGTGCTTGGGAGGCAATCGTGCGAGCTTACGAAAAGGACCATTTGTTCCTTGGGGAGGCTGCTCAGATTATGGTCCAAAATGTGAACTATGAAAT CCCGTATCATAAAAAGCTCATTCAGAGGACACAACAACAGCTTGCTGAGCTAGAAAGAAAGGAAACTGATATCAAAAGAAATGCAGCTCTTTCAGCTGCTAAGTATGCAGAGGCATGCCAGGAGCTAGGATTGCAG GGAATCAATGTGAAGTCGGAATTGTTGGAAACTGCATCAAGTTCACTACCCGTCACGTTTAGCAACTTGCTAGAAGTTTTGAAATGTGATTCCGTTTCACGGGCTATTGAATATTATTCCAATTTTGTTAGAGATGCTCACACAGAAAAAGAT AAAGTTCCAGAGACGGTATTACCAAATTTGAGGGATATCATTGATAATCCCCCAAATCTTGAAGTTTATGTAGCTTCAGAAGCACTTACTTCTGTGAATGCTCAAACAAACCCCAATGAACCAAATCTGTCGACTTTAGAAGCTGATCTCGCAGCTGATAGCATTGACTGGGATATTACTTTAGATAGCTCACAGATCGATTGGGATATTGGCACGGTGGAAGAAGATGGTGGTAATGGATTAGGTTCCTATGAAATTGTCGATGCCAGTGAGATTCCACAAGGTGCTCTAAATGATGGGGTGGACCCTGATGAGATTAATAGAGAAAATATGGTGACAGAAATCTCTTGGGATATCAGTGTTGACAATCCTGAAGTTGAGTTGGCTCAAGATAGTGCTTCAACAAACATAATTCAAGGAGAAGATGCATCAGGGataaatgtttttaatgaaAGTCAAAGATCCAGCCAAGTCAGGAGCCAGCTTTTGGAGACGGAGTATAGGAGTAAGATTCttgatgatatgtttgag ATCAAAGCTTTTCTTAATCAAAGAATTATGGAGTTGACAAATACAGAGACGTTGTCTTTACAACATCAAGTTCAAGCAGTGGCTCCCTTTGTGTTGCAGCAGTACACTTCTGATGCTATCCAATCAATGCTGTCTGATGTCTCCTCGGCCATTTCCTTGCTCACAAATAGGAAAACAAGAGACCTTATTATGATTCTCAACTCGAAAAG ATTTCTAGAAAGATTAGTGAGCACGTTGGAAGAAAAGAAGCATCATGAGGCAAAGTTGAAGGAAGGGTTAAGTGAGTTGGTTATTAAACGCATGGAGCTACAAAACTCACTATCTTCGGTGTGGCCTAAACAA GAAGCAGCAGTTGCAAAAACAAAGGAGTTGAAGAAGCTTTGTGAAACTACACTTTCATCTATGTTTGATGGAAGGCCTGTAAAGATTATCGGAGAAATTAACAGCATGTTGAGTAACGCTGGTGCCTGA